The Streptomyces sp. HSG2 genome has a segment encoding these proteins:
- the cseB gene encoding two-component system response regulator CseB: MADQTHVLFVEDDDVIREATQLALERDGFAVTARPDGLTGLEAFRARHPDIALLDVMVPGLDGVSLCRRIRDESTVPVIMLSARADSIDVVLGLEAGADDYVTKPFDGAVLVARIRAVLRRFGHAGGDDRRETSDRTTGTGPLTFGDLVVDTEGMEVRRAGRPVSLTPTEMRLLLEFSSAPGTVLSRDRLLERVWEYGWGGDTRVVDVHVQRLRTKIGQDRIETVRGFGYKLRA, from the coding sequence ATGGCAGACCAGACACACGTCCTGTTCGTCGAGGACGACGACGTCATCCGCGAGGCCACCCAGCTCGCCCTGGAGCGGGACGGTTTCGCGGTGACCGCCAGGCCGGACGGTCTGACCGGCCTGGAGGCGTTCCGGGCGCGGCACCCCGACATCGCCCTGCTCGACGTCATGGTCCCGGGGCTCGACGGGGTCAGCCTCTGCCGCCGCATCCGGGACGAGTCCACCGTTCCGGTGATCATGCTCTCGGCACGGGCGGACAGCATCGACGTGGTGCTGGGATTGGAGGCCGGCGCGGACGACTACGTCACCAAGCCGTTCGACGGCGCGGTCCTGGTCGCCCGCATCCGCGCCGTGCTGCGTCGGTTCGGGCACGCCGGAGGCGACGACCGCCGGGAGACGTCCGACCGGACCACCGGGACGGGCCCGCTCACCTTCGGCGACCTGGTGGTCGACACCGAGGGCATGGAGGTACGCCGCGCCGGACGGCCCGTCTCGCTGACCCCGACCGAGATGCGCCTCCTGTTGGAGTTCTCCTCCGCTCCGGGCACGGTGCTCTCCCGGGACAGGCTGCTGGAGCGGGTCTGGGAATACGGCTGGGGCGGTGACACCCGGGTCGTGGACGTCCACGTGCAGCGGCTGCGGACGAAGATCGGCCAGGACAGGATCGAGACCGTCCGCGGCTTCGGCTACAAACTGAGGGCCTGA
- a CDS encoding ATP-dependent Clp protease ATP-binding subunit, with amino-acid sequence MFERFTDRARRVVVLAQEEARMLNHNYIGTEHILLGLIHEGEGVAAKALESLGISLEAVRQQVEEIIGQGQQAPSGHIPFTPRAKKVLELSLREALQLGHNYIGTEHILLGLIREGEGVAAQVLVKLGADLNRVRQQVIQLLSGYQGGKEAATAGGPAEGTPSTSLVLDQFGRNLTQAARESKLDPVIGREKEIERVMQVLSRRTKNNPVLIGEPGVGKTAVVEGLAQAIVKGEVPETLKDKHLYTLDLGALVAGSRYRGDFEERLKKVLKEIRTRGDIILFIDELHTLVGAGAAEGAIDAASILKPMLARGELQTIGATTLDEYRKHLEKDAALERRFQPIQVAEPSLPHTIEILKGLRDRYEAHHRVSITDEALVQAATLADRYISDRFLPDKAIDLIDEAGSRMRIRRMTAPPDLREFDEKIAGVRRDKESAIDSQDFEKAASLRDKEKQLLAAKAKREKEWKAGDMDVVAEVDGELIAEVLATATGIPVFKLTEEESSRLLRMEEELHKRVIGQKDAVKALSRAIRRTRAGLKDPKRPGGSFIFAGPSGVGKTELSKALAEFLFGDEEALISLDMSEFSEKHTVSRLFGSPPGYVGYEEGGQLTEKVRRKPFSVVLFDEVEKAHPDIFNSLLQILEDGRLTDSQGRVVDFKNTVIIMTTNLGTRDISKGFNLGFAAAGDTKTNYERMKNKVSDELKQHFRPEFLNRVDDVVVFPQLSQDDILKIVDLMIGKVDERLKDRDMGIELSQSAKELLSKKGYDPVLGARPLRRTIQREVEDALSEKILFGELRPGHIVVVDTEGEGDSRTFTFRGEEKAALPDVPPIEQATGGAGPNLSKEA; translated from the coding sequence ATGTTCGAGAGGTTCACCGACCGCGCGCGGCGGGTTGTCGTCCTGGCTCAGGAAGAAGCCCGGATGCTCAACCACAACTACATCGGCACCGAGCACATCCTCTTGGGTCTGATCCACGAGGGTGAGGGTGTCGCCGCCAAGGCCCTTGAGAGCCTCGGGATCTCGCTCGAGGCGGTCCGCCAGCAGGTGGAGGAGATCATCGGTCAGGGCCAGCAGGCCCCGTCCGGACACATTCCCTTCACCCCCCGTGCCAAGAAGGTTCTGGAGCTCTCGCTTCGTGAGGCCCTCCAGCTCGGCCACAACTACATCGGCACGGAGCACATCCTGCTCGGCCTGATCCGCGAGGGCGAGGGTGTCGCCGCCCAGGTCCTGGTCAAGCTGGGCGCCGACCTGAACCGAGTGCGGCAGCAGGTCATCCAGCTGCTCTCCGGATACCAGGGCGGCAAGGAGGCCGCGACGGCCGGTGGCCCCGCCGAGGGCACGCCCTCGACGTCCCTGGTCCTCGACCAGTTCGGCCGCAACCTCACCCAGGCCGCCCGCGAATCCAAGCTCGACCCGGTCATCGGGCGCGAGAAGGAGATCGAGCGGGTCATGCAGGTGCTGTCCCGCCGCACCAAGAACAACCCGGTGCTTATCGGTGAGCCCGGCGTCGGCAAGACGGCCGTCGTGGAGGGCCTCGCCCAGGCCATCGTCAAGGGCGAGGTGCCCGAGACGCTGAAGGACAAGCACCTTTACACCCTGGACCTCGGCGCCCTGGTCGCCGGTTCGCGGTACCGCGGCGACTTCGAGGAGCGCCTGAAGAAGGTGCTCAAGGAGATCCGCACCCGCGGCGACATCATCCTGTTCATCGACGAGCTGCACACCCTGGTCGGCGCGGGCGCCGCCGAGGGCGCCATCGACGCGGCCTCCATCCTCAAGCCGATGCTGGCCCGAGGCGAGCTGCAGACCATCGGCGCGACCACGCTGGACGAGTACCGCAAGCACCTGGAGAAGGACGCGGCCCTGGAGCGCCGCTTCCAGCCGATCCAGGTCGCCGAGCCGTCGCTGCCGCACACGATCGAGATCCTCAAGGGCCTGCGGGACCGCTACGAGGCGCACCACCGGGTGTCGATCACGGACGAGGCGCTGGTCCAGGCCGCCACGCTGGCCGACCGCTACATCTCCGACCGCTTCCTTCCCGACAAGGCCATCGACCTGATCGACGAGGCCGGGTCGAGGATGCGGATCCGTCGGATGACCGCCCCGCCGGACCTGCGCGAGTTCGACGAGAAGATCGCCGGGGTCCGCCGGGACAAGGAGTCCGCGATCGACTCGCAGGACTTCGAGAAGGCGGCCTCCCTGCGTGACAAGGAGAAGCAGCTTCTCGCCGCCAAGGCCAAGCGGGAGAAGGAGTGGAAGGCTGGCGACATGGACGTCGTCGCCGAGGTGGACGGCGAGCTGATCGCCGAGGTCCTCGCGACGGCCACCGGCATTCCCGTCTTCAAGCTGACCGAGGAGGAGTCCAGCAGGCTGCTCCGGATGGAAGAGGAGCTGCACAAGCGGGTCATCGGCCAGAAGGACGCGGTCAAGGCGCTCTCCCGGGCCATCCGCCGCACGCGTGCCGGGCTGAAGGACCCGAAGCGCCCCGGTGGGTCGTTCATCTTCGCCGGCCCCTCCGGAGTCGGCAAGACCGAGCTGTCCAAGGCGCTCGCCGAGTTCCTCTTCGGCGACGAGGAGGCCCTGATCTCCCTTGACATGTCCGAGTTCAGCGAGAAGCACACGGTCTCGCGGCTCTTCGGCTCGCCCCCCGGATACGTGGGCTACGAGGAGGGCGGCCAGCTCACCGAGAAGGTCCGTCGCAAGCCGTTCTCGGTGGTGCTGTTCGACGAGGTCGAGAAGGCGCACCCGGACATCTTCAACTCGCTGCTGCAGATCCTGGAGGACGGTCGCCTGACCGACTCCCAGGGCCGGGTCGTGGACTTCAAGAACACGGTCATCATCATGACGACCAACCTCGGCACCCGGGACATCTCCAAGGGCTTCAACCTCGGCTTCGCCGCCGCGGGTGACACGAAGACCAACTACGAGCGCATGAAGAACAAGGTCTCGGACGAGCTGAAGCAGCATTTCCGTCCCGAGTTCCTGAACCGTGTCGACGACGTGGTGGTCTTCCCGCAGCTGAGCCAGGACGACATCCTCAAGATCGTCGACCTGATGATCGGCAAGGTCGACGAGCGGCTCAAGGACCGTGACATGGGGATCGAGCTCTCCCAGTCCGCCAAGGAACTGCTGTCCAAGAAGGGCTACGACCCCGTGCTGGGGGCACGTCCGCTGCGCCGGACCATCCAGCGCGAAGTCGAGGACGCGCTCTCGGAGAAGATCCTCTTCGGCGAGCTGCGTCCGGGGCACATCGTGGTCGTGGACACCGAGGGGGAGGGCGACTCCCGGACCTTCACCTTCCGGGGTGAGGAGAAGGCGGCGCTGCCCGACGTCCCGCCCATCGAGCAGGCGACCGGCGGAGCCGGTCCGAACCTGAGCAAGGAGGCGTAG
- a CDS encoding M23 family metallopeptidase has protein sequence MSPRITSRIPQPSTFRARAAVLAAGLGASVALGAGVAVAVETAATTESTSVSAAAPGAEAQDSSTAEAEKAAEEKAAEAEKAAQEKAAEAEKAEAEQVEAEPVAAETAAPAWVDPVEDYTLTAGYAQSGGMWQSTHSGQDFAVPVGTQVVAIHDGTVVKAGGDGAGDGPAYGNAVVIKHDDGSYSQYAHLSDVEVRAGQTVETGQEIAKSGNTGNSSGPHLHFEIRTSAAYGTAVDPVAFLQSKGVTV, from the coding sequence ATGTCCCCGCGTATCACGTCCCGCATCCCCCAGCCGTCCACGTTCCGTGCCCGCGCCGCCGTGCTGGCCGCCGGTCTCGGTGCCTCGGTGGCGTTGGGGGCCGGGGTCGCGGTCGCCGTAGAGACGGCGGCGACCACCGAAAGCACCAGCGTCAGCGCCGCCGCCCCCGGCGCCGAGGCCCAGGACTCCTCTACTGCCGAGGCGGAGAAGGCCGCCGAGGAGAAGGCCGCCGAGGCGGAGAAGGCGGCCCAGGAGAAGGCCGCCGAGGCGGAGAAGGCCGAGGCCGAGCAGGTCGAAGCGGAGCCGGTCGCCGCCGAGACGGCCGCTCCCGCCTGGGTCGACCCGGTGGAGGACTACACGCTGACCGCCGGGTACGCCCAGAGCGGCGGCATGTGGCAGTCCACCCACAGTGGCCAGGACTTCGCCGTGCCGGTGGGCACGCAGGTGGTGGCCATCCACGACGGTACGGTCGTGAAGGCGGGCGGTGACGGCGCCGGCGACGGGCCGGCCTACGGAAACGCCGTCGTCATCAAGCACGACGACGGCAGCTACTCGCAGTACGCCCACCTCTCCGACGTCGAGGTGCGGGCCGGCCAGACGGTGGAGACCGGCCAGGAGATCGCCAAGTCCGGCAACACCGGTAACTCCAGCGGGCCTCACCTGCACTTCGAGATCCGCACCTCCGCCGCCTACGGCACGGCCGTGGACCCGGTCGCCTTCCTTCAGTCGAAGGGCGTCACGGTCTGA
- the cseC gene encoding two-component system sensor histidine kinase CseC, translated as MRPVAGRVRHTGIRTGLRWQVSAAIALVGALVAVALSLVVHNAARMSMLDNARDLADERVVVAQRNYELSGRLGFPQAEIDDPELPAALRASVEDGRRATYVTEQPDGVTDIWAAVPLRNGQVLSLHTPFTDRSSDILADLDKALVIGSIAVVLGGSVLGVLIGRELSRRLRRAAAAANQVARGDSLVRVRDAIGPRLRDETDDLARAVDAMADALQERLEAERRVTADIAHELRTPVTGLLTAAELLPPGRPTELVLDRAKAMRTLVEDVLEVARLDSASERAEAQVVPLGEFVARRVAARSPDVEVRVIREAEVTTDPRRLERVLVNLLANAERHARPPVVVTVDGRVVRVRDHGPGFPAALLAEGPSRFRTGSADRAGGGHGLGLTIAVGQARVLGARLSFHNAAPEGSETGGAVAVLSLPGRAPSAAESGPLPRPPVS; from the coding sequence ATGCGACCGGTCGCCGGCCGCGTGCGCCACACCGGGATCCGAACCGGCCTGCGGTGGCAGGTCAGCGCGGCGATCGCGCTGGTCGGCGCTTTGGTCGCGGTGGCCCTCAGCCTGGTCGTGCACAACGCGGCGCGGATGTCGATGCTGGACAACGCCCGCGACCTCGCCGACGAACGGGTCGTCGTGGCCCAACGGAACTACGAGCTGTCCGGGCGACTCGGCTTCCCCCAGGCGGAGATCGACGACCCGGAGTTGCCGGCCGCGCTCCGCGCGAGCGTCGAGGACGGGCGCCGGGCGACGTACGTGACGGAACAGCCGGACGGCGTGACCGACATCTGGGCGGCGGTTCCGCTCCGGAACGGCCAGGTGCTGTCGCTGCACACGCCGTTCACCGACCGCAGCTCGGACATCCTCGCCGACCTCGACAAGGCCCTGGTGATCGGCTCGATCGCGGTCGTGCTGGGCGGAAGCGTCCTGGGCGTGCTCATCGGCAGGGAGCTGTCCCGGCGGCTGCGACGGGCCGCCGCGGCGGCGAACCAGGTCGCACGGGGCGACAGCCTCGTACGGGTGAGGGACGCGATCGGGCCGAGGCTGCGGGACGAGACCGACGACCTGGCCCGCGCGGTCGACGCCATGGCCGACGCGCTCCAGGAACGGCTGGAGGCCGAGCGCCGAGTGACCGCCGACATCGCCCACGAGCTGCGCACCCCCGTCACGGGGCTGCTGACCGCCGCCGAACTGCTGCCTCCGGGACGCCCCACAGAGCTGGTGCTGGACCGGGCCAAGGCCATGCGCACCCTGGTGGAGGACGTCCTCGAAGTGGCCCGACTGGACAGCGCATCGGAGCGGGCGGAAGCGCAGGTCGTCCCGCTCGGCGAGTTCGTCGCCCGCCGTGTCGCGGCACGGTCCCCGGACGTCGAGGTGCGGGTGATCCGGGAAGCCGAGGTGACCACCGATCCCCGGCGGCTGGAACGGGTCCTGGTCAACCTGCTCGCCAACGCCGAACGCCATGCCCGACCCCCGGTCGTGGTGACCGTCGACGGCCGCGTCGTCCGAGTGCGCGACCACGGACCGGGTTTCCCCGCCGCGCTGCTGGCCGAGGGGCCGAGCCGCTTCCGCACCGGAAGCGCCGACCGGGCCGGGGGCGGGCACGGACTCGGTCTGACCATCGCGGTCGGGCAGGCCCGGGTCCTGGGCGCCCGGTTGTCGTTCCACAACGCCGCCCCCGAGGGATCGGAGACCGGGGGGGCCGTCGCCGTGCTGTCGCTTCCGGGCCGGGCGCCGTCCGCCGCCGAGAGCGGTCCCCTGCCGAGACCGCCGGTGAGCTGA
- a CDS encoding Lsr2 family protein translates to MAQKVQVLLVDDLDGGEADETVTFALDGKTYEIDLTTANADKLRGLLEPFVKGGRRTGGRASGRGKGRSASAGSGQDTAAIRAWAKENGYDVNDRGRVPASIREAYEKANA, encoded by the coding sequence GTGGCACAGAAGGTTCAGGTCCTTCTTGTCGACGACCTCGACGGTGGCGAGGCTGACGAGACCGTGACGTTCGCGCTGGACGGCAAGACCTACGAGATCGACCTCACCACCGCCAACGCGGACAAGCTGCGTGGGCTGCTGGAGCCCTTCGTGAAGGGCGGTCGGCGCACCGGCGGGCGTGCCTCGGGACGTGGCAAGGGACGTTCGGCTTCCGCCGGCTCCGGCCAGGACACGGCCGCGATCCGGGCCTGGGCGAAGGAGAACGGCTACGACGTCAACGACCGGGGCCGGGTCCCGGCGAGCATCCGTGAGGCCTACGAGAAGGCCAACGCCTGA
- a CDS encoding SigE family RNA polymerase sigma factor has protein sequence MAQGEVLEFEEYVRTRQEALLRSARRLVPDPVDAQDLLQTALARTYGRWESIEDKRLADAYLRRVMINTRTEWWRARRLEEVPTEELPEAGVDDSAQQHADRALLMEVMRVLAPKQRSVVVLRHWEQMSTEETAAALGMSAGTVKSTLHRALARLREELVARDRDARAPEREERERCAA, from the coding sequence ATGGCGCAAGGCGAGGTGCTGGAGTTCGAGGAGTACGTCCGAACCCGGCAGGAAGCGCTGCTGCGCAGCGCCCGCCGCCTGGTCCCCGACCCCGTCGACGCCCAGGACCTGTTGCAGACCGCCCTCGCCAGGACGTACGGGCGCTGGGAGAGCATCGAGGACAAGCGCCTGGCCGACGCCTATCTGCGGCGGGTGATGATCAATACGCGTACCGAGTGGTGGCGCGCGCGCAGGCTGGAGGAGGTGCCCACCGAGGAGCTGCCGGAGGCCGGCGTCGACGACTCCGCCCAGCAGCACGCCGATCGCGCCCTGTTGATGGAGGTCATGCGGGTGCTGGCCCCGAAGCAGCGCAGTGTCGTGGTACTGAGACACTGGGAGCAGATGTCCACCGAGGAGACCGCCGCCGCCCTCGGCATGTCGGCGGGAACGGTCAAGAGCACGCTGCACCGGGCGCTCGCCCGGCTCCGTGAGGAGCTGGTCGCCCGCGATCGGGACGCACGCGCGCCGGAGCGTGAGGAGCGGGAGCGGTGCGCGGCCTGA